The DNA sequence TGCTGGGCAGGTTCCTTGACCTTTATCGCTGGCTTTGATACGCGTTTCGTAATAGCCATAAGTCATGGCTTCGCGGTTGCGCATGATACCGGAGGTAAAGTAGAAGGTCTGATTGCTCCGCCAATGTTCTTTGTGCTGCATTTGGAGCGTGAGCATGCTGTCAGTGATATAGGCATTTTCAGGTTCCCAGGACCAGGTACCCCAATCGTTTGGGTCATTGTTCCACTTGGCGAGATCGAGATTCGGCGCATTGAATTCATCCGAAAAACCCGTGTTGATAGTCCAAGGCTCGGTGGGGTGAGAAACGGGGTTTTGAGCAAACAAGAAGAAGCTCATTCCCATAAGGAGCGACAAGAGTAAACTAATCCTTTTCATATTCAAGGGGTTGACACCCAAAGATCATCTAGTAGACAGGATGACCTGATGGTTTGAATGTATTGGTGAAAACGAGTGAGTTCTGGGAAGGCAATTGGAAGGAAAGAAAAGGGCATGCCTTACCCTACAGGGAATCTGAAACAGATAAGGCACGCCCACAAACAGAAGCTTAATATGGAAGCTGTTCAGTGTTTTCGCTTAATCGCATACACATGTAAACAGCTTTACAATCAGGTTAGGCTAGTTTTGAGCTACCATCACTTTTTCAGCGAGGTAGTATTTGCCAGCCTGTACGGACACGATGTACATGCCTGCAGCGGGAAGCTGAGCGGCATCGATCCGTACGAGATTTTGGTTGGATTCTGTAGTGAAGACCTCTTTTCCAGTGATATCGCGAACGATGATTTTCGCAGCGCCAGTCAATTGAGGCATGTCTACAGAGATTGCGTCTACGTGGTTGAGGATCTTGATGTACTTGCGAGCTTCCAAGTCGATAGAGGTAGTTGGAGATGTTCCTTCCACCACCAAAGTCCATGCGTCGCTGGTGTAGGAAGAAGAACCCTGTCCCCAGATCCACACTTTGAAAGTACCTGTCTCAGGCGCAGTGAAATCAATCGCCATGTCTTCCCAAGTAGTTTCGAACAGCTCGGTGTTTTGTACCAATCCAGAAGGACCACGTACGCCTACCCATACTCGTTGATCGGATTCGGCAGCGATAATGCGGGCCTTGCAGCGGAGTTCGTAGTTTACTCCTTGAGTCAAAGCCACTTCTTGGGCGGCATTTCCGACAGCGGCGTAGCTACCTTCAATGGTGTCTTCGACGATGGTCACAATGCTACCATTGTCGCCGAACCAAGGTGCCAAAGCGCCTGTTTCAAACCCTGGATTGGACAGGAGGTTTTGTCCAGAAACGGACGAAAAGCTCATCAAGCATGCGCAAACGAAAAACGCAGTAAGTAAGTCGTAAACCTTTTTCATAATCAATACTTTACCACCCCCCAATCGAATGATTGCGGCCACACAATTGAGGCGTGATGTGATAAATAGAGTGAAACTTCAAGTACAATAATAGTCCTACATTGGGTAGTGTTATTTCAGAATATTACCCTATACCTGCACTATTTTATCCCACCTGAAATTCCCTCATTTACGCATCGAATATGTAGGCCTAGCGACCGGAATCTGCCGGCTCTCGCTCTTCTTGGAAAAATTGGGATTGGTCCCGATAGGCATCCATCCGATCAATGTCTACATTCTCGAATTTCCGCTTCAACATCCATCTTGGACGTTCCAACGTGCTTTCCCACTGAAAGATCAGCTTGTACATCTCCCGGACCTTTTCGGGGTGCTGGTCAGCGACATTGTTCATTTCCCGCTCATCCTCCGCGATGTTGTAGAGTTCTGCAGGTCGATCGGGGAATCGGATCAGCTTCCAATCGCCCATCCTTACGGCTGCACGCGCCTGTTTCTTCCAGAACAATTGTTGGTGAGGAGCTTCGGATTGATCGCCCTGAACGAATGGCAACAGGTTCACCCCATCCAAGTCGGTCAATTGTCCCATGTCTCCCCCACCTGCGGCAAAAAAGGTAGGCAACAAGTCCAAGGTGATGATCGGCTGATGGTATTCGGAGCCGGCCTCTACCCGTCCGGGCCATTTCATGAGGAATGGCACACGGATTCCTCCTTCGAGGTGATTGGATTTAGTACCGCTCAAAGGATAATTGCTAGAGGCATTTTTGTCGGTAGGCCCCCCATTGTCATTGGTGAAAATCACGATGGTATTCTCAGCTAGACCTTCTGCTTCCAGGTGGTCTAGGACTTTTCCAACTGCGCGATCGAGCGCCACGGTCATTGCAGCCACGATTTTACGGTTTCCGTCCAAATGGGGAAACTTGGCAAGATCTTCCGGGCGAGCTTCCATCGGCGTGTGAACGGCATTGAATGCCAGAAAAGCGAAAAATGGTTGACCTTCGCTTTTTTCGATGAAGCGAATCGTTTCATCGGCGAGATCGTCAGTCAGATATTGTTGAGGTTCTTCGTAAACCCCAAATCCTCGCTCCATCTGATCCATGGCCCATTTGGGAGGGTTGGGATATTCGAAGTAGCTCCGAGCACCTCCACGGAATCCATAGAATTCATCAAAGCCGCGCTTCATCGGGTGGAAACGATCGGCACCGCCCAAGTGCCATTTGCCGAAATAGCCCGTCCGGTATCCAATGGCTTTCAGGTAATCACCCATGGTTTTTTCTTCCACAGGCAATCCCATTTCGTCCCCCAAAGCGGCGGAAACTTCGCTCATGTAGCCGGGGACATTGTTTTCGGTATAACCAAAACGCTGCTGGTATTTACCGGTGATCAAGCCTGCACGGGAAGGACCACAGGTTGGATCGGAAACGTACCCTTGGGTGAATCGGACGCCTTCACTGGCCAATTTGTCGAGATTGGGCGTTGGCATGGTCTTGCTCCCATGAAAACCGAAATCGGCGTATCCGGCATCATCCGAGAAAATAAGGAGAATATTGGGCTGAGACTGGGGGGCTGGGGTCTCAATTGCGGCCGGGCCTGCCACTGATGCGGTTGATTGGCACCGACCTGTAAAGCCCATCAGGAGGATTGCTCCCAGGAGGAAAGCTAGATTCTTCATGATATTTATTCGCGATAGTTGATCCATGGCGGATTTGCCAGATCCTTCAAAGTGAATAAATCTCCCCTTTTCTCGATAAGTGAAATTTATCCCGCATGTACAGATTTTTACCCCTCCTCGATGAACCACCTAGACGGGATCGGCAAATGTAACGCCTTTTT is a window from the Pontibacter sp. G13 genome containing:
- a CDS encoding T9SS type A sorting domain-containing protein is translated as MKKVYDLLTAFFVCACLMSFSSVSGQNLLSNPGFETGALAPWFGDNGSIVTIVEDTIEGSYAAVGNAAQEVALTQGVNYELRCKARIIAAESDQRVWVGVRGPSGLVQNTELFETTWEDMAIDFTAPETGTFKVWIWGQGSSSYTSDAWTLVVEGTSPTTSIDLEARKYIKILNHVDAISVDMPQLTGAAKIIVRDITGKEVFTTESNQNLVRIDAAQLPAAGMYIVSVQAGKYYLAEKVMVAQN
- a CDS encoding sulfatase; protein product: MKNLAFLLGAILLMGFTGRCQSTASVAGPAAIETPAPQSQPNILLIFSDDAGYADFGFHGSKTMPTPNLDKLASEGVRFTQGYVSDPTCGPSRAGLITGKYQQRFGYTENNVPGYMSEVSAALGDEMGLPVEEKTMGDYLKAIGYRTGYFGKWHLGGADRFHPMKRGFDEFYGFRGGARSYFEYPNPPKWAMDQMERGFGVYEEPQQYLTDDLADETIRFIEKSEGQPFFAFLAFNAVHTPMEARPEDLAKFPHLDGNRKIVAAMTVALDRAVGKVLDHLEAEGLAENTIVIFTNDNGGPTDKNASSNYPLSGTKSNHLEGGIRVPFLMKWPGRVEAGSEYHQPIITLDLLPTFFAAGGGDMGQLTDLDGVNLLPFVQGDQSEAPHQQLFWKKQARAAVRMGDWKLIRFPDRPAELYNIAEDEREMNNVADQHPEKVREMYKLIFQWESTLERPRWMLKRKFENVDIDRMDAYRDQSQFFQEEREPADSGR